One Hydrogenophaga crassostreae genomic region harbors:
- a CDS encoding CDP-6-deoxy-delta-3,4-glucoseen reductase: protein MTFNITVEPSGRSFTAEPNEPMLVAGIRQGIGLPYGCKDGACGSCKCKLVSGSVAHGPHQPKALSADEEAAGYVLTCCGVAQSDVVIESRQVSQAGALPIKKMPVRVISLERASHDVIVLHLQLPAADAFQYQAGQYVEFLLRDGDRRSYSMATAPHSQTEAPQMELHLRHMPGGKFTDHVFTNMKEKEILRIEGPYGSFFLREDSDKPIVLLASGTGFAPIKAILQHMAFKGITRPTTLYWGGRRPADLYQSAWIEAQLALMPHLRYVPVVSDALPEDNWAGRTGFVHQAVLQDFPDLSGHQVYACGAPIVVESAQRDFVKLAALLPENYFADSFTSAADKL from the coding sequence ATGACATTCAACATCACCGTCGAGCCCAGCGGGCGCAGCTTCACCGCCGAACCCAATGAGCCCATGCTGGTCGCCGGCATCCGCCAGGGCATTGGCTTGCCCTACGGCTGCAAAGACGGGGCATGCGGTTCCTGCAAGTGCAAGCTGGTGAGTGGCAGCGTGGCCCATGGTCCACACCAGCCCAAAGCGCTCAGCGCTGACGAAGAAGCGGCCGGATACGTCTTGACTTGCTGCGGCGTGGCGCAAAGCGATGTGGTGATCGAGTCGCGCCAGGTATCCCAGGCTGGAGCGCTCCCGATCAAGAAGATGCCGGTTCGCGTGATTTCGCTGGAACGCGCTTCACACGACGTGATCGTGTTGCACCTCCAACTGCCTGCGGCCGACGCCTTCCAGTACCAGGCCGGGCAATACGTGGAATTCCTGCTGCGCGACGGCGACCGCCGCAGCTACTCCATGGCCACCGCACCCCACAGCCAGACCGAAGCGCCCCAGATGGAGCTGCACCTGCGCCACATGCCGGGCGGCAAATTCACCGACCATGTTTTCACCAACATGAAGGAGAAAGAGATTCTTCGCATCGAAGGGCCCTACGGCAGCTTCTTTTTGCGCGAAGACAGCGACAAGCCCATCGTGCTGCTGGCATCGGGCACCGGCTTTGCGCCCATCAAGGCCATCCTCCAGCACATGGCGTTCAAAGGCATCACCCGGCCGACCACCCTGTATTGGGGCGGCCGCCGGCCCGCCGACCTCTACCAAAGCGCCTGGATCGAGGCGCAACTCGCCCTCATGCCCCATCTGCGTTACGTGCCCGTGGTCTCCGATGCCTTGCCTGAAGACAACTGGGCCGGGCGCACCGGCTTTGTTCACCAGGCCGTGCTGCAAGACTTCCCCGATTTGTCGGGCCACCAGGTGTATGCCTGCGGCGCACCCATCGTGGTCGAGTCGGCGCAGCGCGATTTTGTGAAGCTGGCCGCGCTGCTGCCAGAGAACTACTTCGCAGACTCGTTCACCAGCGCAGCCGACAAACTCTGA